Proteins from a single region of Corylus avellana chromosome ca11, CavTom2PMs-1.0:
- the LOC132166703 gene encoding amino-acid permease BAT1 homolog, whose translation MGHIQREVQQIPEMDSGEKRLNELGYKQELRREMTLFKTLAISFSTMTLFTGITPLYGSSLQYAGPATLVWGWVVVSFFTWFVGIAMAEICSSFPTTGSLYFWAAHLAGPKWGPFASWCCAWLETIGLIAGIGTQAYAGSQTLQSIILLCTGTNKDGGYLAPKWLFLCMYIGLTVIWAFLNTFALEVIAFIDVISIWWQVIGGTVIVIMLPLVAQTTQSASYVFTHFETSPESTGISSKPYAVVLSFLVSQYSLYGYDAAAHLTEETKGADKNGPIAILSSIGIITLFGWAYILALTFSIQDFSYLYDPSNETAGVFVPAQILYDAFYGRYHSGAGAIILLFVIWASFFFGGLSITTSAARVVYALSRDKGVPFSSVWRKIHPKHKVPSNAVWLCAAICILLGLPILKVNVVFTAITSICTIGWVGGYAVPIFARMVMAEENFNPGPFYLGKARRPICLVAFLWICYTCSVFLLPTYYPITWNTFNYAPVALGIGLGLIMLWWVLDARKWFKGPVRNIDSPNGKP comes from the exons ATGGGGCACATCCAACGGGAAGTGCAGCAAATCCCAGAAATGGATTCCGGGGAGAAGCGGCTCAATGAGCTGGGTTACAAGCAAGAACTCAGAAGAGAAATG ACTTTGTTTAAAACACTTGCAATATCGTTTTCGACGATGACCCTTTTCACTGGGATTACTCCTCTGTATGGTTCCAGCCTTCAGTATGCAGGTCCTGCAACTCTTGTGTGGGGGTGGGTGGTAGTATCTTTCTTCACCTGGTTTGTTGGAATAGCAATGGCTGAGATCTGTTCATCTTTCCCA ACTACTGGTTCTCTCTACTTCTGGGCTGCCCACTTGGCTGGCCCTAAATGGGGTCCATTTGCATCATGGTGTTGTGCTTGGCTGGAGACCATAGGGCTCATTGCTGGCATAGGCACACAG GCTTATGCAGGATCACAAACACTGCAGAGTATCATTTTATTATGCACCGGAACAAATAAGGATGGAGGGTACTTGGCTCCTAAATGGCTATTCTTATGCATGTACATAGGCCTGACTGTTATATGGGCATTTCTCAACACTTTTGCATTAGAAGTGATTGCCTTCATCGACGTAATTTCAATATGGTGGCAG GTTATTGGAGGAACTGTTATTGTTATAATGCTTCCCTTGGTAGCACAGACCACACAATCTGCCTCATATGTATTCACACATTTTGAAACGTCACCCGAATCAACTGGAATATCAAGCAAACCTTATGCAGTCGTTCTATCTTTTCTTGTCAGTCAGTATTCACTATATGGATATGATGCCGCAGCACATCTAACTGAAGAAACCAAAGGTGCAGACAAGAATGGTCCTATTGCAATTCTGTCTAGCATTGGGATCATTACATTATTTGGATGGGCTTACattttggcccttactttcagCATTCAG GATTTCAGCTACCTATATGATCCGAGCAACGAAACCGCTGGAGTATTCGTGCCAGCTCAAATACTCTATGATGCATTCTATGGGAGATATCATAGTGGTGCTGGAGCTatcattttactttttgtcATATGGGCTTCATTCTTCTTCGGTGGTCTTTCCATCACTACGAGTGCTGCCAGAGTT GTATATGCTCTATCAAGAGATAAAGGAGTTCCCTTTTCATCCGTATGGCGAAAAATACACCCAAAGCACAAAGTTCCCTCAAATGCTGTGTGGCTGTGTGCAGCCATCTGCATTCTTCTTGGACTCCCAATCTTAAAGGTCAATGTAGTCTTCACTGCCATAACATCTATATGTACGATTGGGTGGGTTGGAGGCTATGCAGTTCCAATCTTTGCAAGGATGGTTATGGCTGAGGAAAACTTCAACCCCGGGCCATTTTATTTGGGGAAAGCAAGAAGGCCAATCTGCTTGGTTGCCTTTTTGTGGATCTGTTATACCTGTTCAGTCTTTCTTTTGCCAACTTACTACCCAATTACTTGGAATACTTTCAACTATGCACCAGTGGCTTTGGGTATTGGTTTGGGTCTGATAATGCTTTGGTGGGTGTTGGATGCAAGAAAATGGTTTAAGGGACCTGTTAGGAATATCGACAGTCCCAATGGGAAGCCTTGA
- the LOC132166217 gene encoding psbP domain-containing protein 2, chloroplastic-like yields MRLAEVQASSSLMASQICFPLWTHNLLKHNNAPTFSSPRTFFSISLSSTQQQHPKSICNDPHKDALVSHCLSRRKLSLSILAVFWSSGLLPNMTKAILAGELELERYTDPTEGFTLLRPSSWTKVDKAGASVLFEEANKGSNSVGVVVNPVRLTSLGEFGSPQFVADKLIEAEKRKESTNDAEVISVAERSGQGGLQVYEFEYKVDSTRGGMKRIFSGAFVSSKKLYLLNIAYSDKPENPLDIHTRMMLEQVLHSFDVAPVT; encoded by the exons ATGAGGCTTGCTGAAGTCCAGGCCTCGTCTTCTCTAATGGCTTCCCAGATTTGCTTCCCTCTCTGGACCCACAATCTCTTGAAGCATAACAATGCTCCAACATTCTCATCTCCCAGAACCTTCTTCTCAATTTCCTTGTCATCAACTCAACAGCAACACCCAAAAAGCATTTGTAATGACCCTCACAAAGATGCACTTGTCTCACATTGTTTGAGCAGGAGGAAGCTCAGCCTCTCAATTCTTGCAGTGTTTTGGTCTTCTGGGCTTTTGCCAAACATGACAAAGGCCATTTTGGCTGGCGAATTGGAGCTTGAAAGGTATACAGATCCCACGGAGGGTTTCACTCTGCTCAGACCCTCTTCTTGGACAAAG GTTGATAAAGCGGGGGCAAGTGTTCTGTTTGAGGAGGCAAATAAGGGAAGTAACAGTGTAGGGGTTGTGGTAAACCCTGTTCGTCTTACAAGCCTCGGAGAGTTTGGGAGTCCTCAATTTGTAGCTGATAAGCTTATAGAAGCCGAAAAGCGCAAG GAAAGTACAAATGATGCTGAGGTTATTTCAGTTGCGGAGAGATCGGGCCAGGGAGGCTTACAAGTGTACGAGTTTGAGTACAAGGTTGACAGCACAAGGGGAGGGATGAAAAGGATCTTTTCGGGTGCATTTGTGTCGTCGAAGAAGCTCTACCTCCTAAATATTGCTTACTCAGACAAACCAGAGAATCCTCTTGACATCCACACAAGAATGATGTTGGAGCAAGTGCTTCATTCCTTTGATGTGGCTCCAGTGACATAA